Proteins co-encoded in one Bacillus infantis NRRL B-14911 genomic window:
- the def gene encoding peptide deformylase encodes MDSQDRKMIRMKDIVREGDPILRQKTAEVAVPLNQEDHVIMEMMMEYLKNSQDPELAYKYQLRPGVGLSANQIGEDKRMFAAFFRDEKGEVKELRVFNPKIISHSAAMVYLPEGEGCLSVDREVKGYVPRYERIKIKYSDEKGEQVEMRLKGIASVIVQHEIDHLNGIMFYDRINKENPFELPAGASAAELF; translated from the coding sequence AAAATGATTAGAATGAAAGACATTGTCAGAGAAGGAGATCCTATACTTCGGCAAAAAACAGCTGAAGTGGCGGTCCCTCTCAATCAGGAAGACCATGTTATCATGGAGATGATGATGGAATATCTAAAAAACAGCCAGGATCCTGAATTGGCCTACAAATATCAGCTCAGGCCCGGAGTCGGCCTTTCAGCCAACCAGATAGGGGAGGATAAGAGAATGTTTGCTGCCTTCTTCAGGGATGAAAAAGGGGAAGTAAAAGAGCTGAGGGTCTTTAACCCTAAAATCATCAGCCACTCTGCTGCAATGGTTTATCTTCCGGAGGGTGAGGGCTGCCTCTCTGTTGACAGGGAGGTTAAAGGCTATGTTCCCCGCTATGAAAGAATCAAGATCAAATATTCCGATGAAAAAGGGGAGCAGGTAGAGATGCGCCTAAAAGGGATTGCGTCTGTCATCGTCCAGCATGAAATTGACCATCTGAACGGCATCATGTTTTATGACCGCATCAACAAAGAAAATCCATTCGAGCTGCCTGCAGGTGCATCAGCTGCTGAATTGTTTTAA